From a single Sparus aurata chromosome 13, fSpaAur1.1, whole genome shotgun sequence genomic region:
- the LOC115594441 gene encoding protein LBH-like isoform X2: protein MSCIPASHSKSTILSQVESQLEESPVQRRASRSYQIFPEANTNEESDSSSCPEDFLYRRERLPSIVVEPTEHSELESGQLRWPLRCLMSNNVEEEEEEDSSAHCTESFVNARLPESLLLDLPRLNCASLG from the exons taagAGCACTATTCTCAGTCAGGTTGAATCACAATTGGAGGAGAGTCCAGTTCAGAGAAGAGCGAGCAGATCCTACCAG ATCTTCCCTGAAGCTAACACGAATGAAGAGTCAGATTCCAGCTCCTGTCCTGAAGACTTTCTGTACAGGAGGGAGCGTCTCCCCTCTATAGTTGTGGAGCCTACAGAGCACAGTGAGCTGGAGAGCGGGCAGCTGCGCTGGCCTCTACGATGCCTAATGAGTAAcaatgtggaggaggaggaagaggaggacagcagtgCTCATTGTACAGAGAGTTTTGTGAATG CTCGGTTGCCAGAAAGTCTTCTATTGGACCTTCCCAGACTCAACTGTGCCTCTCTCGGCTGA
- the LOC115594441 gene encoding protein LBH-like isoform X1 has protein sequence MSCIPASHSKSTILSQVESQLEESPVQRRASRSYQIFPEANTNEESDSSSCPEDFLYRRERLPSIVVEPTEHSELESGQLRWPLRCLMSNNVEEEEEEDSSAHCTESFVNGEQQEDVGTEESSVARKSSIGPSQTQLCLSRLTPPASPTPPEAAPPCLRS, from the exons taagAGCACTATTCTCAGTCAGGTTGAATCACAATTGGAGGAGAGTCCAGTTCAGAGAAGAGCGAGCAGATCCTACCAG ATCTTCCCTGAAGCTAACACGAATGAAGAGTCAGATTCCAGCTCCTGTCCTGAAGACTTTCTGTACAGGAGGGAGCGTCTCCCCTCTATAGTTGTGGAGCCTACAGAGCACAGTGAGCTGGAGAGCGGGCAGCTGCGCTGGCCTCTACGATGCCTAATGAGTAAcaatgtggaggaggaggaagaggaggacagcagtgCTCATTGTACAGAGAGTTTTGTGAATGGTGAGCAGCAGGAAGATGTGGGGACGGAAGAAAG CTCGGTTGCCAGAAAGTCTTCTATTGGACCTTCCCAGACTCAACTGTGCCTCTCTCGGCTGACACCACCTgcctcccccaccccccctgAGGCTGCCCCACCCTGTCTGAGGAGCTGA